Proteins found in one Sorghum bicolor cultivar BTx623 chromosome 1, Sorghum_bicolor_NCBIv3, whole genome shotgun sequence genomic segment:
- the LOC8060877 gene encoding actin-related protein 2/3 complex subunit 4 encodes MSTANTLRLYLTCIRNTLEAAMCLQNFPCQEVERHNKPEVELKTSPELLLNPVLICRNEAEKCLIETSINSIRISMKVKQADELENILAKKFLRFLSMRAEAFQVLRRKPVQGYDISFLITNYHCEDMHKHKLIDFIVQFMEDIDKEISELKLSVNTRGRLVATEFLKQFI; translated from the exons ATGAGCACC GCCAATACGCTGCGGTTGTACCTCACCTGCATCCGGAACACTCTGGAGGCGGCAATGTGCCTCCAG AATTTCCCTTGCCAAGAAGTCGAGAGGCACAACAAACCAGAGGTGGAGCTCAA GACAAGCCCTGAGCTTCTACTGAATCCG GTACTGATATGCCGCAATGAAGCAGAAAAATGCTTGATAGAGACTTCAATCAACTCTATACGTATAAGCATGAAG GTTAAGCAGGCAGATGAATTGGAGAACATTCTTGCCAAGAAGTTCCTTAGGTTTTTGTCAATGAGGGCAGAGGCATTCCAAGTGTTGAGAAGAAAGCCAGTTCAG GGCTATGATATCAGTTTCCTAATAACAAACTACCATTGTGAGGACATGCATAAGCACAAGCTCATAGATTTCATCGTGCAATTTATGGAG GATATCGACAAGGAGATCAGCGAGCTGAAGCTGTCAGTAAACACTCGTGGCCGGCTAGTGGCGACTGAATTCTTGAAGCAGTTCATATGA
- the LOC8061643 gene encoding conserved oligomeric Golgi complex subunit 2 gives MADLAAAAAAPPPATDLFGEPIEAHPPWFKPDAFLRAGFDPDAYVAELRSYVPLESLAAELRAHLAALRAELVGLINRDYADFVGLSARLKGVDAAAARMRAPLADLRDKVAAFRAGASAALAALRAGLEQRAAATAARELLELLLDTSHVVSKVEKLIKELPTAPSDSSNAEVPNNDTGMPNGEAGTGVRETQSILLERIASEMNRLKFYISHAQNIPFIENIEKRVQGATKLLDGSLERCFVDGLEHRDAKVIYNCLRAYAAIDNTSSAEELFRTTVVSPLIQKIVPQNYARAVAGASSDELEDDYQQIKECVKKDCKFILEISSSENSGLHVFDFLGNSILKEVLSAIQKGKPGAFSPGKPKEFLRNYKASLGFLDFLEGYCLSKSAVTKFRAEPAYTDFMRQWNVGVYFSLRFQEIAGGLDSTLTNTFSPTGSNEAQGKQLLLKQSIKLLESLESCWSDEVLLFSHCDKFLRLSLQLISRYTTWLSSGLSARKASDGSPNSPADAEWALSTPIEDFIYIMHDVHAVIGELSESGSFIGHVNQLLGSCPIEVLNLVKQSILQAVEPLKEVLPAIMNVMIGIIVKKSNEDLKHLKGITATYRMTNKLPVRHSPYVSGILHPLKVFLEGERIHYLSEDDKTRLCRGSTDKITAIYYDLVSEVVTVARKTESSLQRLRQGAQRRVGASTDASDNIISDTDKICMQLFLDIQEYARNLRAIGIDAREIDSYRALWQCVAPKDKQENIQF, from the exons ATGGCGgatctcgccgccgccgcggcggccccTCCGCCGGCCACGGACCTCTTCGGTGAGCCGATCGAGGCGCACCCTCCCTGGTTCAAGCCCGACGCCTTCCTCCGCGCCGGCTTCGACCCGGACGCCTACGTCGCCGAGCTCCGCTCCTACGTCCCGCTCGAGAGCCTCGCCGCCGAGCTCCGCGCCCACCTCGCCGCGCTCCGCGCCGAGCTCGTCGGCCTCATCAACCGCGACTACGCCGACTTTGTCGGACTCAGCGCCCGCCTCAAGGgcgtcgacgccgccgccgcaaggATGCGCGCCCCGCTCGCCGACCTCAGGGACAAGGTCGCCGCCTTCCGCGCCGGGGCATCCGCCGCGCTCGCCGCGCTACGGGCGGGGCTCGAGCAGCGGGCCGCCGCAACCGCCGCGCGCGAGCTGCTCGAGCTCCTGCTCGACACCTCCCACGTCGTCTCCAAG GTTGAGAAATTGATCAAGGAACTACCAACTGCACCATCAGATTCATCGAATGCCGAAGTTCCTAACAATGACACTGGAATGCCAAATGGGGAGGCTGGGACAGGTGTCAGAGAAACACAAAGCATTCTCTTAGAAAGAATTGCCAGTGAGATGAACCGGCTTAAATTCTACATCAGTCATGCACAG AACATCCCTTTTATTGAGAACATAGAGAAGAGGGTCCAAGGTGCTACAAAACTGCTTGATGGTAGCTTGGAGCGCTGCTTTGTGGATGGTCTGGAACACCGTGATGCTAAAGTTATATACAACTGTTTGCGTGCTTATGCTGCAATTGACAATACATCATCAGCCGAAGAGCTTTTCCGTACAACAGTGGTGTCTCCATTGATTCAGAAAATAGTCCCTCAAAATTATGCGAGGGCTGTTGCTGGGGCATCATCTGATGAACTGGAAGATGATTATCAACAGATAAAAGAATGTGTTAAAAAAGATTGCAAATTCATATTGGAAATATCTTCATCAG AAAACTCTGGATTGCATGTTTTTGATTTTCTGGGCAATTCAATACTCAAAGAAGTCCTTTCTGCAATCCAGAAAGGCAAGCCTGGGGCCTTTTCTCCTGGAAAGCCTAAAGAATTCTTGAGGAACTACAAAGCAAGCTTAGGATTTCTTGATTTTCTTGAAG GTTACTGCCTCTCCAAGTCTGCTGTAACGAAGTTCCGCGCTGAGCCTGCTTACACAGATTTCATGCGACAATGGAATGTTGGTGTCTACTTTTCGTTGCG ATTTCAGGAAATTGCGGGTGGCCTTGATTCTACTCTTACAAACACCTTTAGTCCTACTGGATCGAATGAGGCTCAAGGGAAGCAATTGCTCTTGAAGCAAAGTATTAAGCTCTTAGAAAGTTTGGAGTCATGTTGGAGTGACGAGGTTCTTTTATTCTCTCACTGTGATAAGTTCCTCCGTTTGTCCTTGCAGCTTATTTCAAG GTATACAACATGGCTTTCATCTGGTTTATCTGCACGTAAAGCTTCTGATGGGAGCCCAAATTCACCTGCAGATGCTGAATGGGCACTGTCTACACCTATTGAAGATTTCATATAT ATAATGCATGATGTGCATGCTGTAATTGGTGAGCTTTCAGAATCAGGCAGCTTTATTGGACATGTGAATCAGTTACTAGGATCATGCCCCATTGAAGTACTTAACCTTGTCAAACAAAGTATACTGCAAGCTGTCGAACCTTTAAAGGAGGTGTTGCCTGCAATAATGAATGTCATGATTGGAATCATAGTTAAGAAGTCTAATGAG GACCTGAAGCACCTGAAAGGAATAACAGCGACATATAGGATGACGAATAAGCTTCCAGTGAGGCATTCTCCATATGTATCAGGAATTTTACATCCACTGAAG GTGTTTCTTGAAGGGGAGCGTATACACTATCTATCAGAAGATGATAAAACTAGGTTGTGTCGAGGGTCTACAGATAAGATTACTGCAATTTACTATGACTTGGTCTCTGAAGTTGTCACTGTG GCAAGGAAAACCGAGTCTTCATTGCAAAGACTGCGCCAAGGTGCACAAAGGCGAGTAGGGGCTAGTACAGATGCCTCAGATAACATCATATCTGATACAGACAAGATCTGTATGCAGCTATTTCTTGATATTCAG GAGTATGCACGAAACCTTCGTGCGATAGGAATAGATGCGAGAGAAATTGATTCCTACAGAGCTCTATGGCAGTGTGTTGCCCCAAAAGACAAACAAGAGAACATTCAGTTTTGA
- the LOC110437644 gene encoding RPM1-interacting protein 4-like isoform X2, translating into MHQGVPKFGSWEDEGDHLYTQYFENARKGKSPGRSASQNDHSGDPEALSKDSPSAKASPLRTGSDPVVQKPKDERRANREDDLRRHEAPARRPYAESATHKHGVNTSYDSAARKTGMERSPLHPHHQARVVNKGGVSSPSWERRGSSEGHRGTAPTTPGRSKMRPSGRGDETPERGSAVPKFGEWDEKDPSTGEGFTDIFNKVREEKQSGDAPVFTSDTGYNRSNQGRKYESSGCSCFSWFRN; encoded by the exons ATG CATCAAGGAGTGCCTAAGTTTGGAAGCTGGGAGGATGAGGGTGATCACCTTTACACACAGTATTTCGAAAATGCTCGTAAGGGCAAATCTCCAGGTAGATCTGCTAGTCAGAATGACCACAGTGGAGACCCGGAAGCACTCTCCAAGGATTCACCATCAGCTAAAGCTTCTCCCCTGAGGACTGGGTCGGATCCTGTGGTGCAAAAGCCCAAGGATGAAAGACGTGCCAACAGAGAAGATGATCTTCGTCGGCACGAGGCCCCTGCTCGAAGACCGTATGCTGAGTCAGCAACTCATAAGCACGGTGTCAATACCAGCTATGACAGTGCAGCAAGAAAAACTGGCATGGAGAGATCGCCTCTGCATCCTCACCACCAAGCTAGAGTTGTAAACAAAGGAGGGGTTTCATCTCCTTCATGGGAACGCAGGGGTTCATCCGAAGGACACCGTGGAACTGCGCCCACCACACCTGGAAGGTCCAAGATGAGACCAAGTGGCCGTGGAGATGAAACG CCTGAGAGGGGATCAGCTGTGCCCAAGTTTGGAGAATGGGATGAGAAAGATCCCTCCACAGGTGAAGGTTTCACCGACATATTTAACAAAGTGAGGGAGGAGAAGCAGTCTGGCGATGCTCCTGTCTTCACCAGTGACACAGGTTATAACCGCTCCAATCAAGGCCGCAAATATGAATCCTCA GGTTGCTCATGCTTCAGTTGGTTCAGAAACTGA
- the LOC8061415 gene encoding uncharacterized protein At4g15970, which yields MKGGDMSSVSPLVSFVLGAAMATVCVLFFMSATPARRLVDISAFTSAAPDNLTGIASSVSDSDSDAAVADSAAALASTATLAPAPAPVQAPSPWGDLEEVLARAATKDRTVIMTQINAAWTRPGSLLDLFFESFRTGEGGVARLLDHLVIVTMDPAAYEGCKAVHRHCYFLRTSNGVDYRSEKMFMSKDYLEMMWGRNRFQQTVLELGYNFLFTDVDVMWFRDPFRHISMAADIAISSDVYIGDPYSLRNFPNGGFLFVRSSAKTIDFYRAWQQGRWRFLGKHEQDVFNLIKHEMAPKLDLAIQFLDTAYISGFCQLSKDLNKICTLHANCCVGLGAKLHDLRGVLDVWRNYTAGTPDERRAGKFQWKLPGICIH from the exons ATGAAGGGCGGCGACATGAGCAGCGTCAGCCCGCTGGTGTCCTTCGTGCTGGgcgccgccatggccaccgTCTGCGTCCTCTTCTTCATGTCCGCCACGCCCGCGCGCCGCCTCGTCGACATCTCCGCCTTCACCTCCGCCGCCCCCGACAACCTGACGGGGatcgcctcctccgtctccgactccgactccgacgccGCGGTCGCCGACTCGGCCGCCGCCCTTGCCTCCACCGCCACCCTGGCGCCGGCTCCCGCGCCCGTCCAG GCCCCGTCGCCGTGGGGCGACCTGGAGGAGGTGCTGGCGCGCGCGGCGACCAAGGACCGGACGGTGATCATGACGCAGATCAACGCGGCGTGGACGCGCCCGGGCTCCCTGCTCGACCTCTTCTTCGAGAGCTTCCGCACCGGGGAGGGCGGCGTGGCGCGCCTCCTGGACCACCTCGTCATCGTCACCATGGACCCCGCCGCCTACGAGGGCTGCAAGGCCGTCCACCGCCACTGCTACTTCCTCCGCACCTCCAATGGCGTCGACTACCGATCCGAGAAGATGTTCATGAGCAAGGACTACCTCGAGATGATGTGGGGACGCAACCGCTTCCAGCAGACGGTGCTCGAGCTCGGCTACAACTTCCTCTTCACG GACGTGGACGTGATGTGGTTCCGTGACCCGTTCCGTCACATCTCGATGGCGGCGGACATCGCCATCTCCAGCGACGTGTACATCGGCGACCCCTACAGCCTGCGCAACTTCCCCAACGGCGGCTTCCTCTTCGTGCGGTCGTCGGCCAAGACCATCGACTTCTACCGGGCGTGGCAGCAGGGGCGGTGGCGCTTCTTGGGGAAGCACGAGCAGGACGTGTTCAACCTCATCAAGCACGAGATGGCGCCCAAGCTGGACCTCGCCATCCAGTTCCTCGACACCGCCTACATCAGCGGCTTCTGCCAGCTCAGCAAGGACCTCAACAAGATCTGCACCCTCCACGCCAACTGCTGCGTCGGACTCGGCGCCAAGCTCCACGACCTCCGCGGGGTGCTCGACGTCTGGAGGAACTACACCGCCGGCACACCCGACGAGCGCCGCGCAGGCAAGTTCCAGTGGAAGCTCCCGGGCATCTGCATCCACTGA
- the LOC110437644 gene encoding RPM1-interacting protein 4-like isoform X1 has product MAAGRWGRRRPEPVFRSCSWDLLRRMAHQGVPKFGSWEDEGDHLYTQYFENARKGKSPGRSASQNDHSGDPEALSKDSPSAKASPLRTGSDPVVQKPKDERRANREDDLRRHEAPARRPYAESATHKHGVNTSYDSAARKTGMERSPLHPHHQARVVNKGGVSSPSWERRGSSEGHRGTAPTTPGRSKMRPSGRGDETPERGSAVPKFGEWDEKDPSTGEGFTDIFNKVREEKQSGDAPVFTSDTGYNRSNQGRKYESSGCSCFSWFRN; this is encoded by the exons ATG GCGGCGGGGAGGTGGGGGAGGCGTCGCCCTGAGCCCGTCTTTCGCAGCTGTTCCTGGGACCTTCTCCGACGAATGGCC CATCAAGGAGTGCCTAAGTTTGGAAGCTGGGAGGATGAGGGTGATCACCTTTACACACAGTATTTCGAAAATGCTCGTAAGGGCAAATCTCCAGGTAGATCTGCTAGTCAGAATGACCACAGTGGAGACCCGGAAGCACTCTCCAAGGATTCACCATCAGCTAAAGCTTCTCCCCTGAGGACTGGGTCGGATCCTGTGGTGCAAAAGCCCAAGGATGAAAGACGTGCCAACAGAGAAGATGATCTTCGTCGGCACGAGGCCCCTGCTCGAAGACCGTATGCTGAGTCAGCAACTCATAAGCACGGTGTCAATACCAGCTATGACAGTGCAGCAAGAAAAACTGGCATGGAGAGATCGCCTCTGCATCCTCACCACCAAGCTAGAGTTGTAAACAAAGGAGGGGTTTCATCTCCTTCATGGGAACGCAGGGGTTCATCCGAAGGACACCGTGGAACTGCGCCCACCACACCTGGAAGGTCCAAGATGAGACCAAGTGGCCGTGGAGATGAAACG CCTGAGAGGGGATCAGCTGTGCCCAAGTTTGGAGAATGGGATGAGAAAGATCCCTCCACAGGTGAAGGTTTCACCGACATATTTAACAAAGTGAGGGAGGAGAAGCAGTCTGGCGATGCTCCTGTCTTCACCAGTGACACAGGTTATAACCGCTCCAATCAAGGCCGCAAATATGAATCCTCA GGTTGCTCATGCTTCAGTTGGTTCAGAAACTGA
- the LOC8080151 gene encoding uncharacterized protein LOC8080151 yields the protein MGQETEVAEKEVLQSVSDLPVQDPPGEEFSAADLTWVKYASSEHHRDDVALIPYDRMEAFIGGESNNPECPTRFHIERGRKRERGSLREYRSDEYLLYRMYWCSFGPENYGEGGTILPSRKYRLNTRNRAARPQSMRGCTCHFTVKRLYARPSLLLIIYHERRHVNKSGFICHGPLDRDAIGPGARKMPYIGSEIQQQTMSLIYLGVPEENILQTHIEGIQRYCSADAQVDNLASQYVQKLGMIIKRSTHELDLDDQASIRMWVDRNKKSVFFYQDSTEADAFILGIQTEWQLQQMMRFGHQSLLASHSSFGVSKLKYPLHTLLVFDSRQHALPVAWVITRSVTNKDTLKWMRALTDRIHSIDSTWRIGGFIIDDPASELGPIREVFACPVLFSVWHIRRTWLKNVIKKCSNVEVQREIFIQLGKIIYSIWSEKNPMDALGKLFQDFVDQTTFIKYFKSFWVPKLEMWIDSIRNLPLASQESCGAIEGYHLKLKVKAYDDVQLDALQRVDWLVHKLTTELHSSYWINLFADESGSFPEVKADYIASTSWQRALQIPDAAVTFDDKEPLLARVVSQKDTSQTRTVWNPGSEFSLCDCSWSMQGNLCKHVLKVNMMCGARKDFQPSLSFQSYQHVLLDLWQKPLDDSFSLDLSVAWVMQMQEKIKHVAELATSGGIVQVAGKLPIQWTKKRGRRVAAKRPLLLPHSNGSLQKETTPKKSKKRKRLSRFLG from the exons ATGGGCCAGGAGACGGAGGTGGCGGAGAAGGAGGTGTTGCAGTCGGTAAGCGACCTCCCGGTGCAGGACCCGCCAGGAGAGGAGTTCTCCGCTGCCGACCTCACGTGGGTCAAGTACGCAAGTTCCGAGCACCACCGGGACGACGTTGCTCTCATCCCCTACGACCGGATGGAGGCCTTCATCGGCGGCGAGAGCAACAACCCCGAGTGCCCCACTCGATTCCACATCGAGCGCGGCCGCAAGCGTGAGAGGGGCAGCCTCAGGGAGTACCGGAGCGACGAGTACCTCCTCTACAGGAT GTATTGGTGCTCGTTTGGCCCTGAGAATTATGGGGAGGGAGGAACAATCTTGCCTAGCAGAAAGTACAGGCTCAACACGAGGAACCGTGCCGCGCGCCCGCAGTCCATGCGTGGCTGTACCTGCCATTTTACCGTCAAGAGGCTCTATGCCCGCCCTTCCTTGTTGCTCATCATCTACCACGAGAGGCGCCATGTCAACAAGTCCGGCTTCATATGCCACGGGCCCCTCGACAGGGATGCCATCGGGCCTGGCGCTAGGAAAATGCCCTACATTGGGAGTGAAATCCAGCAGCAGACCATGTCATTGATCTACCTCGGTGTCCCAGAAGAGAACATACTGCAGACACATATAGAAGGCATACAGCGCTACTGTAGTGCAGATGCCCAGGTTGATAACCTTGCTTCGCAGTATGTCCAGAAACTAGGGATGATCATCAAGAGATCGACACATGAGTTGGATCTGGATGACCAAGCTAGCATCAGGATGTGGGTTGACAGAAATAAGAAATCTGTATTCTTCTACCAGGATTCAACTGAGGCAGATGCCTTCATCCTGGGGATTCAGACAGAATGGCAATTGCAGCAAATGATGCGCTTTGGTCATCAGAGTCTTTTGGCTTCTCATTCCTCATTTGGTGTAAGCAAGCTAAAG TATCCATTGCACACGCTTCTTGTATTTGACTCAAGGCAGCATGCTCTTCCTGTTGCATGGGTCATAACCCGCTCAGTTACTAACAAGGATACACTGAAATGGATGAGGGCACTTACTGATAGAATACATTCTATAGATTCCACCTGGAGAATTGGTGGTTTTATCATTGATGACCCGGCTTCAGAGCTGGGTCCGATCAG GGAGGTATTCGCCTGCCCAGTTTTGTTCTCTGTGTGGCATATCAGAAGAACCTGGCTTAAAAATGTAATCAAGAAATGCAGCAATGTTGAGGTGCAGCGGGAAATTTTCATCCAACTTGGCAAAATCATATACAGTATCTGGAGTGAGAAGAACCCTATGGATGCCCTAGGGAAGTTGTTTCAAGACTTTGTTGATCAAACAACGTTCATAAAATATTTCAAATCATTTTGGGTTCCCAAATTGG AGATGTGGATTGACTCCATCAGAAATCTGCCATTAGCAAGTCAGGAATCATGCGGTGCCATTGAAGGTTACCATCTGAAGCTGAAGGTAAAAGCATACGATGATGTGCAGCTGGATGCTCTTCAACGGGTGGACTGGTTAGTGCATAAGCTCACAACAGAACTGCATTCGAGCTACTGGATCAACTTATTTGCAGATGAaagcggatcatttcctgaggtGAAAGCAGACTATATTGCATCCACGTCATGGCAAAGGGCATTGCAGATACCTGATGCTGCTGTTACCTTTGATGACAAAGAGCCTCTTTTAGCCAGAGTGGTCAGCCAGAAGGATACCAGTCAGACGCGGACTGTATGGAATCCCGGTTCTGAATTCTCTCTCTGCGATTGCTCATGGTCAATGCAGGGTAACCTATGCAAGCATGTGCTAAAGGTCAACATGATGTGTGGAGCACGCAAAGATTTTCAGCCCTCGCTGTCTTTCCAGTCATATCAGCACGTCCTGCTTGATCTATGGCAAAAACCATTGGATGATTCGTTCTCGCTTGACCTCTCGGTAGCATGGGTCATGCAGATGCAGGAGAAGATCAAACATGTAGCTGAGCTTGCCACCTCCGGTGGTATTGTCCAAGTTGCAGGGAAATTGCCGATTCAATGGACAAAAAAGAGAGGGAGAAGAGTAGCCGCCAAACGCCCATTACTTCTTCCTCATTCTAACGGCAGTTTGCAGAAGGAGACGACCCcaaagaagagcaagaagagGAAGAGGCTATCTAGGTTTCTGGGGTAA
- the LOC8060876 gene encoding B-cell receptor-associated protein 31, with product MIHLLFLVLFAEGAVALLLMVKVGPLRELAMRGVDQVKTGKGPATVKTLACTLSVILMSNVASILKIQNRGLKLGTVSPMDQVLWRTHLLEASLIGYTLFLAFVIDRLHHYLRKLMTLRKTSSTSREEVEKLQMENRSLREKEEKSSSETKKLQREIAKLNESMKKLKSETEEHERKASVAEAHVNALQKQSEELLLEYDRLLEDNQILQTQLLSRA from the exons ATGATTCACCTGCTCTTCCTCGTGTTGTTCGCGGAGGGCGCGGTGGCGCTGCTCCTCATGGTCAAGGTCGGCCCGCTGCGGGAGCTGGCGATGCGCGGCGTGGACCAGGTGAAGACGGGCAAGGGCCCGGCCACCGTCAAGACGCTGGCGTGCACGCTCTCGGTCATCCTCATGTCCAACGTCGCCAGCATCCTCAAGATCCAGAATAGGGGGCTCAAGCTCGGCACAGTCAGCCCCATGGACCAGGTGCTCTGGAGGACGCACCTCCTCGAGGCATCCCTCATCG GATACACACTATTCCTTGCATTTGTAATTGACCGGTTGCACCACTACCTCCGAAAGCTGATGACACTAAGGAAAACATCCAGCACATCCAGAGAGGAGGTTGAGAAACTTCAGATGGAGAACCGGTCCCTCCGCGAAAAGGAGGAGAAATCCTCCAGCGAAACGAAGAAGCTTCAGCGAGAGATTGCAAAGCTGAATGAGAGCATGAAGAAGCTGAAATCTGAGACGGAAGAGCACGAGAGGAAGGCATCGGTAGCAGAGGCCCATGTCAACGCGCTGCAGAAGCAGTCAGAGGAGCTGCTCCTGGAGTATGACCGGTTGCTGGAAGACAACCAGATTCTGCAGACTCAGCTACTTAGCAGAGCCTAA